A stretch of DNA from Diceros bicornis minor isolate mBicDic1 unplaced genomic scaffold, mDicBic1.mat.cur scaffold_396_ctg1, whole genome shotgun sequence:
CTTTgctcttccatataaattttagaataagcttagaaaacattgaaaactgttgggattttgattggaattgcattgaattcagAGATTGACTGGACATCCTCAAGTATCTGTTATTTGTAACCGTGACCATTGTGTGTCCTCCATTTAAACAGGTTTTCTTTAATGATTctcatcaagttaaaaaaaaaatttctccataaagttgcttatttttttgttggatttattcctaggtaacatgttactgttttcttctttttttaaagacttttttttctgttgctatttctattttttctaataatttttctattgatgtcataatagtttataacattgtgagattccagttgtacattattatttgtcagtcaccacataaatgtgccccttcaccccttgtgcccaccctccaactcCCTTCTCccagtaaccaccaaactgttctctctgtctgtgtcttagtttatattccacgtaggggtgaagtcatacagtgtatgtctttctccttctggcttatttcacttaacacaataccctgcaggtccatccatgctgttggcaaatgggatgattttgaaaaactttattgtttttttaatttttaattaaattttttattgtagtaacattggtttgtaacattgtatacatttcaggcatacatcattatacttctatttctgcattgattacatcacattcaccacccaaatactaattacaatccatcaccacacacatgtgcctaatcatccctttcgccctcctccctcccctctccccctctggtaaccaccaatccaatctctgtctctctttcttgtttttatcttctacttatgagtgagatcatgtggtatttgaccttctccgacttatttcactttgcataataccctcaatgtccatccatgttgtcacaaatggctggatttcatcgtttcttatggctgagtagtattccattgtgtatatataccacatcttctttatccattcgtcccttgatgggcacttaggttgcttccaaggactttatttctttagagcagttttacgttcacaacaaaattgagaggaaggtacagagatttccatcTCTCCTGCCCCGACTCATGCAcatcctcccccattatcaacattgcCCACcaagagtggtacatttattacaattgatgaacctacactgatgcATTATAATCATTCAAAGTcaatagggttcactcttggtgttgtacattctatgggtttggacaaatgtataacatcatgtatccatcattatactatcatacagagtattttcactgccctaaaaatcctctgcactCTATTTacctttccctgcccctcccctcaaccctggcaaccactgatttttttcactgtgtccatatttttgcctcttccagtgtgtcatatacttggaatcacacaggaagccttttaagattggtttctttcacttagtaatatgcatttaaggtcccataatgtcttttcatggcttgatatcttatttctttttagtgccaaatagtattccattgtctagtattttctttttttgaatcgTTTTCTCCTGTTGCTCATATTtgaaaatgcaactgacttttgagTATATCTGTAAATCTGTAAAATGTATCTTGCTAAGCtttatatcttcctttccaatcattacaccttttacttcttttttgtaCCTTACTGAACTAGCTAGGGATGTCAGGTACAACGCTGAATTACATTTTACTTGATCACTCTCTGATTCTAAAGGCATATTCCTCACACTTCATAATTAAGAATAatgtgtgctatacttttatagatTTTCTTTACCTGATaaagtttccttcttttcctagtttgctaagtgtgtgtgttttaaccatTATGGTGactgaattttactttttttatacaGAGACTGAGAAAATGGTTTTCCTCCATTTGTCCATGTGATGAACTACACTTTTAGATTTCTTAATGTTATTTTGTTCTTACACTCCTGATATAAACCCAACTTGATTATatcattttttaagaataaatgcTCTATTcttgttgctattttatttatGATGTTTTACTATTATCTTGGGTAAGGTTGACTTGCGTTTGTTCTTTCTCATACTATTCTTGTCTGAGTTTTGGTATCATGGTTATACTGGTCCATAGGAATGAGCTGAGGAGTGTGTTCTCTTTCTATTCTCTAGGAAGAGTATGTTCAGGAGAACCAGCCTGGAAAGCTTTCTGAGCCTGCTGCTTCCTTTCCACTTACAAGGTTTGTCATACTAACACACAGGCAAGTATTGCTAACATCTTACTGTGCACTTCTCActtcttccatttttctgtgCCTTCTAgatgttttttcttattcttttccttctctatcaATTAGGAGTTATAAACACTGATGACTTTTACCTTTCACCATGAAATTTTACCAggcataaattaaattttaaatgtaaattaaaaagtcAGTATCATAATGCCCCTCCTGAGTACAAAGACCTTGgggatactttaaaaattttttttttaaagagttgtctttttatttatttatttatttttttgtgaggaagatcagccctgagctaccatccatgccaatcctcctttttttttttttttttttttttgctgaggaagaccggccccgagctaacatccgtgcccatctccctccactttatgtgggatgccaccacagcatggcctgacaagcggtgtgttggtgcgcacccgggatccgaacccggggccaccagcagcggagcccgtgcacttaaccgctacgccacaggtcCAGCCCCCAAGGGGATACTTTAATTTTGATCATCCTTCCCAATTTACTTGCcagtgttttcaaatatttaatctttTAACTCATCCAAATTAGACACTGTTTACTAACATTGTATCACCTTTAAAAACAACAAAGGCTCATTAAGTTTGATTCGGAGTAAAGTCTTTTCTAAAATTCTGTGACACTAACTGTATTTTATAAATGCACACACTAAACTCATTTGGCAAATCACATGGTAAGGCTTAAAATAAGGTTAATCAATTATATAACAATGTTTGCAAATCCTGTGTAGACCACAGGCCTTTATGGAAAGGGAATGGAGAGGTACATTTCTATTCCCTTCTCATAATGAAAAATCTATCCTCTTCGTTTTTGGATTTCTGCAATAACCATCCAGTTTACTACTTCCAATCCAGCCTCCATGCTGCAGCCCAAGTGATTTTTGCAAAGTGCTCTCTGATAAATTTCCAAACTCTTGACCACAAAACAAATGCCCAACTCCTTAGCATGGCTTAGAGGGTCTTTTGTGATCATGTCTTTCCCTTGTTTTTTAGATTCACTTGAACTACAAACTTCATTCAAACTCCATCCAGTTATATGATTGTTTTACTATGCTACTCTGTCACACTTTGTGCCTTTATAAAGGATGTTAATTCTTGCCCATCCTTTAAGACTTTAATGTCACTGAGAAAACCTTTCTGGATTTCCTCAGGCAGTAAGGTACTCACCCACCCTCCTATGTATTTTCATAGCACTTGATAGTACAAGTAGCCTTGATATTGGTAGTAAATGCTTGGTTCAAATCTACACTTCCTCATGTGTGACTTACATCTTGGTTTCTCTATCTGGTTAATTAGGTTGCTAGTACTTATCTCACAGGGTTGTGAGATACATAAAACTAGTTCCCAGTAATTATATTGCAAGTGCTCCAAAATGTTCTCTTCGTTTTATATAAACCTTTAAGTGCCCAATATGTGCAAGATGTCAGGAATACATCTAAAAAACGAATAGGATACAGTTCCTTTGCTGTGATGATAAGGGGCTCATTGGACAGCAGACTAAACCTGTTAGCATCAATATAGAAAGATTACTCAATAACTTATCTGAATGAATGGACAACATATATAAGCAATACacaataatctttaaaaagttttatgagTGTAGACTTAAAGAACAAATGACAACTTCTAATAACTGGTATCGATTAACTATGAGGTTACATTCTGTGTTTGAAGATAATTAAAGGCATAAATAGtctgtttcaggtgttggtaaTAATAGAACTTTCACATAAGACATTACTTAAAGGATGAGCAATCAGTAGTATATATTGAGTTACAACTAAATTCGGACAAAAATGTTCTATACCTCAAgcacatacaaaaaattaaaaagcctatccaagtatttaataaaacacttataaaatatttgtcatatccataaagtttattttaaaaaactgttaaaaactaACCATAcaggaatatttattaatatacttAAAAAGTTTGTCCCCCATGTTGAAGGAAGATACATTAGCAACATCTTCCAGACACCATCTTTATAAAAGTAAAACTTCTAGATGCTGAAATGTACTACAGTAGATTCTATAGTTTACACTTGGAATCACAGGATTGGAAATCATTCTCCCTACGCCCCCGTTCCCCCCAATGTGGCAGTTACTATACTTAAATTAATGACATTCAATCATGTTAAACTACCACAGATCCTTAGAGTACAGGCTGCATTATCTACTAACAGAGCAAGTCTTCTCTATTtgttctcacataattattttagaTAAGCATTTGACTTTAAGTACAAATAAAAATACTACATCCCATGAttgtaaacattcaccaagagcTTCCAGAGTACAATGAGTAATAGAGGTGGCCCAAGAGTCAGTCAGATGTTCCTCACTCATTTGGATACTgctgagattaagaaaaaagttttGAAGGCAAATTATCACAAGCCTTACTTGTATTTCTGTTAAGACAGTAGTTCTGGATATGTATTTTTAGTCGAAAACACCTGAAAGTCACTCTAAAGACTATATTAAGCACCATTTTCACTTACCTgaaatatattgagttaaattcaGCAGTATATGTATGATCATtaatgtcagaaatgaaagataatgGTGGGTCTCCAGTTCCTGTCTGTGGATACACATggagtacagagttcccatgatGCAACAGGAACCACTCATGCACGCCAAGGGCCACACGCAACCCGTAAGTCAGAGGCACAACTATTACTTCCGTCAGTGGATGCTGTACGAGCAGATTTAAGGCTGTATTCGGCTATAAAGAGTTCAACCTCCTCTTTAGTATTCTTCCTACATAGATTACAGACACGACTCAAAATTTCATTGGGTGAGAGGTGAAAAGTCCCCAAATAGTTTTTTAATACTATTCCCCATATAATGTATTGTCAGTATATTTACATAGGGGAGTGTTCTTatttaaaaccatttaaaaaaatgcaaccaTGTTTTTTAAACTCTTATCCCCGTTTTCCTAGGATCACCCTCATTCTCATTTTCTGACTTCTGGTCAACTTCACATTTGTCAGACCGTTCACTGCAGTCCTTAGGCAATTGTGATGTTGCTCCAAAagagaatacaaattaaaatatattcactgCCACCCACTTTGGGACAGGCCTGTTTGCAAAGAAAATGGTGTTCCTGGTGTTGAAGGATAACTAGGAAATCCATCCGGCTGAGCTGGATAGCTGTCCAGAGCCGAAGTTGAGTGAACCTGATAGAAAGAAGAATGTGCAGTTTAGCAGAATGCCAGATTCAATCAGGTCTGTACTTGCTTTGGCCTGTGCCACGCTACAGATATTcagaataggaaagaaaagaagaactcGGGGGCAGCACAAGTCTGCTCAGTCTCCCgaaatttttaagaaacattCAAACTTCTTTAGATGGAGGAAGTAcctaaaaatgcattaaaatatttaacattcttttaaaaaatcaataggtTTTCTCAAGATAATTTACTTTAATGGCCCCTTATTTCAGCTTAAATTGTAGAAGACAAGCAAACTTTAACTGTCACGTATAAAAATTCCATTTGCAAAATCTCCAAACTGAGATTTTAAAGTCTACGACCAGGAAAACCATTTCACACAGGTGAATATATTCCACCACTTTCATTACCCTTCTGCAGGAAGACAAGCATAATCTGCAAGTTTTGGGAGAACTAATTATCAAACCCCTAGACATTCTCATATGAAATTTTTTGCCAATGTTGGGATATCACAATCGGTACTGCAATGTTATCACTACAGAACCTATGCTACATATGCTGCCATTTTATTTACGCCCGATGTTGCCTGCTCACCTGCTGTAGCAGTGCTGACTGTGCAGCTGCATTATGCTGTAATTCCTGCAGGGATGACTGTGAAGGATTCTGGGAAAACCCGGGGATACCCGGGAGGGACAAAAGGCCTGGAAAAACAGAACTGCCTGCAGCTTGAAGTCCCGATGATAAGCTAAAACAGTAGATAGAACAGGTCAAACTGTAGATAAGACATAAAAGCGACAGCTTCGATATTTGTCAAATACAAGATCCtaagatgtaaaaaaaaacaaaaaatcttagaATTTCTCTACTGGAAGGAACCATAAAAGTCAGCCACTCGCTGATGTAAAACTTACTCTTATAAAGTACATTATTGCGAATGCAATAAGTCTATGTTTTGCATATAATACTTCTTGCTATTTTATAATCAAGTTAAATTACCAAACACAAATCCTAATTATCTGAGCCAgcgttaatattttatatatctgtTTTAACATGTTCGAAGAGCcacaaaacattttttgagcagtGAAGTTTTACcccagaaaaatataatttagcatCACCAAACAATTAGATTTTGACTTTCAtttgaatgatttaaaaataagactatgggggccggcctggtagcgcaagcggttaggtgcgcatgctccgctgcagctgcctggggttcaccggtttagatcccaggcacgcaccgacacaccgcgtgttaagccatgctgtggcggtgtcccatataaagtagaggaagatgggcacggatcttagcccagggccagtcttcctcagcaaaaaagaggaggattggcattggatgttagctcagggctggtcctcctcacaaaaaataaataaataaataaataagactatGATCCACAAGTTAAGTAAAGAATGATTTTATCCTCTTTCCAAAATATTCACATACCCGGCTTGTGCAACAAGGGCAGAGTTgaagttggaactaaatgctgaAGCGAATCCTGGGAGGACGGGAGCTGGTGATGGGGCTGTGGCAGCAACGGGAAGTGGTGTGACGGCTGCCACTGTAGATGGCGCCTGCAGCCCCGGGAACGAAGGGAGAGCAGGGGTGACGCCAGGGGTGTTAGCGACAGAGAAGCCAGGGTAGGAGGGATTTGAAGACAGCAGAGGTCCTTGAGTAACTGAAAAAAGTGAGGGGACAGCAGTGGACAGGTTGAGGGGGAAAGGCGCTGCTGAGACGGGTGCTGAGGCAGAAAGCCCTGAGAGAACGGCCGCTGTCGAACTAGGATGAGGGACAGACGCGGAGGTGACAGCTGCAGATGAGGTGGCTATTAACGATCCTGGAAGAGATACTGACGGATTAAGAGTCGGGTTGCCAGTTAAAGGGAAATTATTGGTCAAAGAAGTGAAAGGAGGAAGAGCAGTGAATACTGGAGTGATGGGAGTGGAGGAACCATgtggaggaagggagatagaGGAGAGGGGGTTTGAAACATTCAAGGGAGTACTCAAACTGGAGAGACCTGATAATGCAGGATTAAGGCAAGTAGATAGACTGATGGGCACTGATGCTGAAGTATATGCACGACCCAATGTCCCTGATAAACCTAAAGTGCCATGAGAGGGATTCACGAAATGAGATGGGCCTTTGAAGGCTGAGGGAGTAGGACTCGTGGGCTCAGTTTTGATCATAACAGAAAGAGTTGTTACAGTAGGGGCAGATGAAATGTGAAGGTCTGAGTTACTTGGGTGGGGGCCATGCAAAAGGGTAGCTGAGGAACCACAGCTAACTGGCACTGAAGTCGAAGATGATGTAGGAGTAGctagaggagactgcacaggcaAAGTAGAGGGAGTGGAGGTTGAATTAGCCACAGGAGATGGCAGGCCTGGGAACATGGCCAACCCTGGAGTGGAAGACCTCTGTGGGGCGGGAATGGCTGATGGGGCATAGCACTTGTTAACAGCTAAAGCAGGAGAATCAGAGTTCTGATTAgtaagagaagacagagaagccAGCCCACTTGTAACGGCAGAAGATAAAGCAGAAGGGTTGATTAAATTGGTATCATTTGACGTCAGAAAGCCCTTTAAAGCAGACAGAAGAGGATTATTTACACCAAGTGGACAAGCAACACCAGGAGCAGAACCACCGGCAATTACAGAAGGAGTTGGGTTGGATACGCCTTGGGATGTTGGTGTTAAGGGCAAGGGGAGCCCTGCAAAGACTGAGGACAATGAAGCAGAACTTGGGTTGTTGGTAGAAGCAGCAGTagaggtggcagagaaagggaggCTAGTGAAGGGGGCAGAAGTAGAGGCAAATATTTCACTGGAAGCAGGAGTGGCCTGAGGTGTGGGTGTGGCCTGAGGGGCTGGGACAGGAGCAGCAGAAGGACCTGGCAGTGCAACTAGCCCAGAAAAAACTGAAGGAACAGGAGCAGACGTTGTACTGTGGACAGAAGTGACAGGTGCAGCAGGCAGCGAAGGGGTCCTGATAACTGTTGGATTTGGCGTTGATGGCTGTGGTGCGTGAACGGCTGCGGAGACCTGCCCTGGGAACACAGGAAGGACAGTATTCGGCATGTTCATCCCAGAAATGGTGGCGGTTGCTGATGCTGAGGGGAGATTTACTGCCTTGACCGGGGATGCAGTGGGGACGGGAGTTGCAGCAGGTGTTGAAGGGTTAGAACCATGAGGAGAAAAGAGTTGACTGGCTGGTGTAGAAAATGCTGTGGGG
This window harbors:
- the LOC131402959 gene encoding proline and serine-rich protein 1-like; translation: MDKKSFETVLDEIRKAVLTEYKLKAIEYVHGYFSSEQVVDLLRYFSWAEPQLKAMKALQHKMVAVHPAEVVNILNCFTFSKDKLVALELLASNIVDAQNARPIEDLFRINMSEKKRCKRVLEQAFKGGCKAPHAMISSCGTIPGNPYPKGRPSRINGIFPGTPLKKDGEECTNEGKGIAARILGPSKPPPSTYNPHKPVPYPIPPCRPHATIAPSAYNNAGLVPLASVIAPGVPPPPPYTPNPVGTENEDLSSQSKSTQNQTFSTPASQLFSPHGSNPSTPAATPVPTASPVKAVNLPSASATATISGMNMPNTVLPVFPGQVSAAVHAPQPSTPNPTVIRTPSLPAAPVTSVHSTTSAPVPSVFSGLVALPGPSAAPVPAPQATPTPQATPASSEIFASTSAPFTSLPFSATSTAASTNNPSSASLSSVFAGLPLPLTPTSQGVSNPTPSVIAGGSAPGVACPLGVNNPLLSALKGFLTSNDTNLINPSALSSAVTSGLASLSSLTNQNSDSPALAVNKCYAPSAIPAPQRSSTPGLAMFPGLPSPVANSTSTPSTLPVQSPLATPTSSSTSVPVSCGSSATLLHGPHPSNSDLHISSAPTVTTLSVMIKTEPTSPTPSAFKGPSHFVNPSHGTLGLSGTLGRAYTSASVPISLSTCLNPALSGLSSLSTPLNVSNPLSSISLPPHGSSTPITPVFTALPPFTSLTNNFPLTGNPTLNPSVSLPGSLIATSSAAVTSASVPHPSSTAAVLSGLSASAPVSAAPFPLNLSTAVPSLFSVTQGPLLSSNPSYPGFSVANTPGVTPALPSFPGLQAPSTVAAVTPLPVAATAPSPAPVLPGFASAFSSNFNSALVAQAGLSSGLQAAGSSVFPGLLSLPGIPGFSQNPSQSSLQELQHNAAAQSALLQQVHSTSALDSYPAQPDGFPSYPSTPGTPFSLQTGLSQSGWQ